Within the Neorhodopirellula lusitana genome, the region CGGCTAACGCCAAATGTGGCATAGGCTTCCAGCCTGTGGTTCCTGGATCACAGGCTGGAAGCCTATGCCACTTTGAAAAGCTACTTGCCCCAAGACTTGTTGGGTTCGTTGCCTAGGGTGAGTTCCAGGACACCGCCTTGGACAAGATCGTTGTGTGAAATCCAACACGTGTTCAGCGGTTCTCCATTCCATGTCGCGGATTGGATGTAGACGTTATCGGGTGCCTGGTTCTTGGTAACGATGGTTACGGTACTACCGCCGTAGTACTTCGAACTGAGCTGCAGCGTCACCTTGTCAAAGATTGGTGCAGTGATGTCATACTTGGGATCGATCCCGGAGCCACCATCGAACTGGAAGAGACCGATTGCCATCAGAGCACTCAACGCTCCCATTTGCCCTTGGTCTTCATCGCCGTTGTATCCGCTGTAAGGATCCGAACCGCTGAACGTGGCCTTCTGAACCGCACGCACCCATTTCTGGCTGAGCCAAGGGTAGCCGATCCGGTTGAAGTAATGGGCCATGCCCGTGCCATCTTGGTTGGCATAGTCGACGAGTGCGTTGCCGTGGATTCGGCCACGCAAATGGAATCGATCTTCGACCGAGCCTTCAAACTGCTCATTAAGTTTCTCGGCGGCAGCATCTGCACCGCCCAACAATTCGGCGAGCCCCATTGGATCATGAGGCACATAGAAGGTGGTGACCGCAGCGCTGGTCTCACAGAATCCATTTTGCTCGAATCGCATTTCTCTTGGCTTGAAATTCTTCATCCAAGAGCCCTCCGATTCCCTTACCCAAGCGGATTGCTTTTCGGGCCAAATCACGTGGCGATAGTTCTTCGCACCGCTGACGAACTGTTCGTAGATGTCATTCTTGCCAAGGTCCTTGGCCATTTGGGCGATACACCAGTCGTGATAAGCGTTGTACAGCGTCAGACTGGTGACGGCATTCCCGTGACCACCCTTGAGTGGGTTGCCCCAGGAAACATAGCCCTTCTCTTGATACTCCTTGTAAACCGAAGGTGTTGGTTTCTCGGCGTAACCGCCGTAGTAACGTCCGCCGTTCGGCCCGGTGTTCTTGACCAAGCCTTCCAAGGCGCGTTCGTAGTCGAAGTCTCGAATTCCCTTGGCGTATGCTGACGTGATTGCCGGGGCAGCGGAATCGCCGATCATGACGTAGGTGTAATTGCCTCCGGACGGACCACGAGGAATCAAGCCACCGTTTTCGTACATCTGCACCGACGTATTGCAAATGTCGCTGTAGACGTCGGGGCAAACCAATGGCCACAAGATATCGAGACTCCAGTGGCTTCCCCACCAGGCATCAAAGTTGTGCATGTTGAAGACGGGGTTTCCTTCGTCATCCACTGGAGCATTCAGGACGCGGCGTTCGTTAGTCGTCATGTCGCAGTACGTGCCATCGGCATCGCTGACGATCCGGCGACCTAGCATCGATCGCCACAAATCGGTGTAGAACTTCGTCTTCTGGGCGTCTGTCCCGCCTTCGATTTTGATCTTGGAAAGACGGGTGTTCCAAGCGTCCTTTGATTCAGTTGCTACTTGATCGAATTCCCAGTGAGGCAGCTCTGCCTGGATGTTCTTGCGTGCACCTTCGATCGACGTATAGCTGATCCCGACCTTCATCAACACCGGGGTTTCCGACTCCGTTTCAAAACGAACGTACGCACCAATGTCTTTCCCTTTGATCGCGCCCGAAACATCTTCGAGCTTGCCGTCTCGCCATCCGCCCATCGCGGTGAACGGCTGGCTGAACTGGGCTACAAAGTAAACCGGCGTGTCTTTCCTGCGACGTGAAGTGGCGCCCATCAGGCTCATGCCCGCGATTTCTCGGTCGCTTATTTTGCTGACTTCAGCTTCAACAGTCGGGCCATGTGCCAGCACGGCCCCCACATCAAACAGGACATAGGCATCTTTGGTCGATGGGAAAGTGTAGCGGTGAAAACCTGTGCGCACCGTTGAGGTCAATTCGGCCGTCACGTCATACTTCTGCAATCTCACTTTGTGGAAACCGGCTTCGACAGTCTCTTCATCATGAGAAAACTCAGATTGATAAACGTCCATGCCTTGATGGCCGGTCATCTCGCCCACGATCGGCATCACAGGAATACCCGACAATTGCCAGGCGTGGATGTGACTGAAACAGCGAATCGATTTGTCGCCGTACAGGTAGCCCGATTTCCAAGAGCCCTTCGTTTGCGTATCAGGACTTAGGTTGACCAATCCAAACGGGCGCGAGGCCGAATTGAAATAGAACCACCGCGATTCGTGGGTATCGATCAGCGGGTCGACCCAATCAGCGGGAGTCTGCGCGAACAGTCCGCTGGGGGCGAACAGCCCACCGGGGAACAGACAACTGAAAAGAGCCGCGATGGTGATGACGCGAATATTGGATGACATTCAGGGTGTCTCGTTAGCGTGGTGTCATGTTGGAACTAAGAATCGTCTAGAAACAAATTAGTCGTTCTGAAATTGTCGCCACCCGCCTACGGCGGAAGATTCAAGGGGATGCACGCCGGAAGCGAGCACAACAATCGGGAACGTGTTTCGGGACAATTCCTAAGCAATCTAGTCGGGTGAACAGATTCTAATTGGTGGGGCCGGGCCTGATGGGGAGGCATTCCCTATTGGGAATCAATCGCGTTGAGAGCAAATGCGTGGGCCCCTACCGAGACCGCGGCGCTGGTGCCCAACCGGCTGACTCCGATACCGATGCGTTTCATCGGATCGTAGGAAAGCGTTCGGTTGCTGCCCGGAACCTGGATCGTTTTGTTCACTCCGGCAACAAACGCCTCGGTTTGGTCAGCGGATTCGAGGTTGAAGACCTTTTGAACAATCCGATCCATCTCGCGACCGTCGTAGGTCTTGATGCGTCCCTGCATTTCGTCGATCAGTGGTTGCATGAAAAGCCGATGTGCATTGGCGATGCCACCTCCGACAACAACCAGTCCATCCAGAAGCGTCATTGCGTTGGCCAACGCGTCCCCGACTACCTGGCCGAGCTCGGCGAACGAGGCGATGGCAGCGAATGAGTCTCCAGCCATTTCGCCTTCCGCGATGGAACCGATTTCCTGCGGCGTGGGGGCGTCATCGAGCGAGGTGCCCGTGATCCGAGCGTAGCTGCCGCGAATGGCGCGAATGCAGGCCCCTTCTTCCGCAAAGCACTCCGGATGAAGTCGATTGCGGAGCAACCAGACCTCACCAGCGTTGGAGTTATCACCGATGAAGAGCTCCCCGTTGTGTACCAGCCCGCCACCCAGTCCCGTACCGAGCGTGACGGCGAACAGGGTCCGGTAACGCTTCGGGCTATCGGCGTCCGCCAACATTTTGTTGACGGCGGGCAACAATCCGGCGATCGCTTCACCGTAGGCGAAGAGGTCACCATCGTTGTTAATGAACGTCGGCAGCTGGAATTGTTCTTCCAGGTAAGGCCCCAACGCGACTCCGCCGGCGAATGCAGGCAAGTTGCCCACGTTGTCGATGATGCCTCTTGGATAATCCGCAGGCCCCGGAAACGCAAAGCTGATCGCGACAGGTTTGCGAGGTGACCGTTGAGACACTTGAGTGAACCCGTCAACGATCGTTGCCAAACTCTTCGTCAGGTCTTTCGTCTCGGCCGGCAAGCGAACCGGTTCAACGACCTCACCCGTGCTATCAACAGCCGAAAAGACAAAGTTCGTCCCACCTGCATCTAGCGTTAAGACAATTCGTTCGTCACTCACGCCGCGATCTCCGGTTGAATTTCGGCGTCCTCACCCACGCGATGTCCGATCAGCCCATAGAACGCGATGTAGACGTAGTTGATGATCGGAACCACGAACGCAAGTTGAATCCCAATGCTGTCAGCAGCGGCACCCATGATCAACGGCACAATCGCTCCGCCGACAA harbors:
- a CDS encoding GH92 family glycosyl hydrolase, which codes for MSSNIRVITIAALFSCLFPGGLFAPSGLFAQTPADWVDPLIDTHESRWFYFNSASRPFGLVNLSPDTQTKGSWKSGYLYGDKSIRCFSHIHAWQLSGIPVMPIVGEMTGHQGMDVYQSEFSHDEETVEAGFHKVRLQKYDVTAELTSTVRTGFHRYTFPSTKDAYVLFDVGAVLAHGPTVEAEVSKISDREIAGMSLMGATSRRRKDTPVYFVAQFSQPFTAMGGWRDGKLEDVSGAIKGKDIGAYVRFETESETPVLMKVGISYTSIEGARKNIQAELPHWEFDQVATESKDAWNTRLSKIKIEGGTDAQKTKFYTDLWRSMLGRRIVSDADGTYCDMTTNERRVLNAPVDDEGNPVFNMHNFDAWWGSHWSLDILWPLVCPDVYSDICNTSVQMYENGGLIPRGPSGGNYTYVMIGDSAAPAITSAYAKGIRDFDYERALEGLVKNTGPNGGRYYGGYAEKPTPSVYKEYQEKGYVSWGNPLKGGHGNAVTSLTLYNAYHDWCIAQMAKDLGKNDIYEQFVSGAKNYRHVIWPEKQSAWVRESEGSWMKNFKPREMRFEQNGFCETSAAVTTFYVPHDPMGLAELLGGADAAAEKLNEQFEGSVEDRFHLRGRIHGNALVDYANQDGTGMAHYFNRIGYPWLSQKWVRAVQKATFSGSDPYSGYNGDEDQGQMGALSALMAIGLFQFDGGSGIDPKYDITAPIFDKVTLQLSSKYYGGSTVTIVTKNQAPDNVYIQSATWNGEPLNTCWISHNDLVQGGVLELTLGNEPNKSWGK
- a CDS encoding ROK family protein, coding for MSDERIVLTLDAGGTNFVFSAVDSTGEVVEPVRLPAETKDLTKSLATIVDGFTQVSQRSPRKPVAISFAFPGPADYPRGIIDNVGNLPAFAGGVALGPYLEEQFQLPTFINNDGDLFAYGEAIAGLLPAVNKMLADADSPKRYRTLFAVTLGTGLGGGLVHNGELFIGDNSNAGEVWLLRNRLHPECFAEEGACIRAIRGSYARITGTSLDDAPTPQEIGSIAEGEMAGDSFAAIASFAELGQVVGDALANAMTLLDGLVVVGGGIANAHRLFMQPLIDEMQGRIKTYDGREMDRIVQKVFNLESADQTEAFVAGVNKTIQVPGSNRTLSYDPMKRIGIGVSRLGTSAAVSVGAHAFALNAIDSQ